From one Flavobacterium sp. N502536 genomic stretch:
- a CDS encoding helix-turn-helix domain-containing protein: MNKVYSEQGTFLLGIANSEQFALDKPVQFSEYTVLFVSEGEGIYHADFASFHFSGPVLLFSTPQQSIHIKEMKAVEYSVLQFHGDFYCIEYHRNEVACNGLLFNNIYIEPSIQLSAEQHELYAQLMNQIRDELRQETPSEIVLRAYIQLFLAKSSSIKMSCIEKQELQKDEKMDQFKLLLEEHFLDLHKPSDYASLLAMTSNSLTKQCNKRFNKTPTQMIQERLILEAKKHLHLTRMSIKEIAFALKFQDEYYFSRVFKKMTKVSPQTFRKTTGISVVADLSR, translated from the coding sequence ATGAACAAAGTATATTCAGAACAGGGTACTTTTTTATTAGGAATAGCCAACTCAGAACAGTTTGCCTTAGATAAGCCCGTTCAGTTTAGCGAATACACGGTTTTGTTTGTTAGTGAAGGGGAAGGGATCTATCATGCCGATTTTGCTTCGTTTCATTTTTCGGGTCCCGTTTTATTGTTTTCGACACCTCAACAATCTATTCACATAAAAGAAATGAAAGCTGTTGAGTATAGTGTTTTACAATTTCATGGTGATTTTTATTGCATTGAATACCATAGAAATGAAGTTGCCTGTAACGGCTTACTCTTTAATAATATTTATATAGAACCGTCTATACAACTGTCTGCCGAACAACATGAGCTGTATGCGCAGTTAATGAATCAGATCAGAGATGAGCTCAGGCAGGAAACACCTTCGGAAATTGTATTGAGAGCCTATATTCAGCTTTTTCTGGCGAAATCGAGCAGTATCAAAATGAGTTGTATCGAAAAACAAGAGCTTCAAAAAGATGAAAAAATGGATCAGTTTAAACTGCTGCTCGAAGAACATTTTTTAGACCTTCACAAACCAAGTGATTATGCTTCTTTATTAGCAATGACTTCTAATAGTTTAACCAAACAATGCAACAAACGTTTCAATAAAACTCCGACACAAATGATTCAGGAGCGATTGATTTTGGAAGCCAAAAAACACCTGCACCTTACCAGAATGAGCATTAAAGAAATTGCTTTTGCTTTAAAATTTCAGGACGAATACTATTTTAGCAGGGTCTTCAAAAAAATGACTAAGGTTTCTCCACAAACTTTCAGAAAAACAACCGGAATCTCTGTTGTGGCAGATTTGTCTAGGTAA
- a CDS encoding HmuY family protein, translated as MTKFKTLTEKLSSPLLTVFLLTVLLTACSGDDSKVTDPENGNGGNPQTEVPATGLFYKVIHVKNYQGSTSDANPTAPSATLYYSLEENKAVEGSYKKTRKWDLAFGGLYASFLSGNNGSNSQNNGSLAGGIGGITIVAKPFNEVVDIPADNQFKTGIDLIGTDDAGSFGNGTGWYLYDFGGDVVSDGKNPQKAHVAYALGESLKITNGTVIPARTVILKTANGSYAKIKMISVYKDVYNSKDWYKDTPHMYYTFDYVMVPAGSTKFEIK; from the coding sequence ATGACAAAATTCAAAACCCTAACCGAAAAACTGTCCAGCCCCCTACTGACCGTTTTTCTTCTCACTGTATTGCTTACAGCCTGCTCTGGAGATGATTCCAAAGTGACCGATCCCGAAAACGGAAATGGTGGTAATCCCCAAACTGAAGTGCCTGCAACAGGCTTATTCTATAAAGTAATACATGTAAAAAATTATCAGGGAAGCACCTCTGATGCCAATCCTACCGCTCCATCGGCAACACTTTATTATAGCCTTGAAGAGAATAAAGCCGTAGAGGGATCTTATAAAAAAACCCGTAAATGGGACTTAGCTTTCGGTGGACTTTATGCCAGCTTTTTATCCGGAAACAACGGCAGCAACTCGCAGAATAACGGATCGCTTGCAGGTGGTATAGGCGGAATCACGATTGTAGCCAAGCCTTTTAACGAGGTAGTTGATATCCCGGCCGACAATCAGTTTAAAACCGGAATTGACCTTATTGGCACCGATGATGCCGGCTCTTTCGGAAATGGAACTGGCTGGTACTTGTACGACTTTGGTGGCGATGTGGTATCGGACGGAAAGAATCCACAGAAAGCACATGTTGCTTATGCACTTGGAGAATCTCTTAAAATTACAAACGGTACTGTGATTCCAGCCAGAACGGTTATCCTTAAGACTGCCAACGGTAGTTATGCCAAAATCAAAATGATCTCCGTTTATAAAGACGTATACAATTCTAAGGACTGGTACAAAGACACTCCACACATGTATTACACTTTTGACTATGTAATGGTACCTGCCGGTAGCACCAAATTTGAAATCAAATAA
- a CDS encoding efflux RND transporter periplasmic adaptor subunit: MNTTKNQFLLIVLSVLFLTSCGDKTKKDVSKIKTLPVYKVTLQDTIVSNRFVADVHAKNNVEIHVRIPGLLDKVFVSEGQKVQKGQLLFKISDVELQIQLLKAQAVYKSTLADLRIATVELEQAQTLFNKKVIADKELELSKAKHEAASAKVAHAVAERKAINQQISFTTIRAPFDGTIDRIPFKEGSLVENGSLLTTVSQLDDVYAYFSIPENIYFQMMADKSLNKAGGDIKLVLPNGAVYNQKGELRTADGEIDRQTGSIQYKAKFHNPQGFIKHGTSGKLIISEPKKNVILIPQKAVFSIQDKQFVFLVNKEGIVKMTNITIGSTLDDVFILNKGLKSNDLIVEEGTQSLRDGDKINIKDMQNVSL, encoded by the coding sequence ATGAACACTACAAAAAATCAATTCTTGTTAATTGTTTTATCTGTTTTATTCCTGACCTCTTGTGGGGATAAAACCAAAAAAGATGTTTCGAAAATTAAAACGCTGCCTGTTTACAAGGTTACGCTGCAGGACACCATTGTCTCCAACCGGTTTGTTGCTGACGTACACGCCAAAAATAATGTAGAAATACATGTTCGCATCCCCGGATTACTGGATAAAGTTTTTGTGAGCGAAGGACAAAAAGTACAAAAAGGGCAATTGTTGTTTAAAATCAGTGATGTCGAATTGCAAATACAATTATTAAAAGCCCAGGCCGTGTACAAAAGCACCTTGGCAGATCTCCGAATTGCAACAGTTGAATTGGAGCAGGCCCAAACACTTTTCAATAAAAAAGTAATCGCCGACAAGGAACTTGAACTTTCTAAAGCCAAACACGAAGCCGCTTCCGCCAAAGTTGCGCATGCGGTTGCAGAACGAAAAGCAATCAACCAGCAAATTAGTTTCACCACCATCAGAGCTCCTTTTGATGGAACAATCGACCGTATTCCGTTCAAAGAAGGAAGTCTTGTTGAAAATGGTTCTCTGCTGACAACGGTTTCGCAATTGGATGATGTTTACGCTTATTTCTCCATTCCGGAAAACATTTATTTTCAAATGATGGCCGACAAAAGTTTAAACAAAGCCGGAGGTGATATCAAACTGGTTTTACCCAACGGTGCCGTTTACAACCAAAAAGGCGAATTAAGAACTGCCGATGGCGAAATCGACCGCCAAACGGGTTCTATTCAATACAAAGCTAAATTTCACAATCCACAAGGTTTTATCAAACACGGAACATCCGGAAAACTGATCATTTCGGAACCTAAGAAAAATGTGATCCTAATTCCACAAAAAGCTGTTTTCTCGATACAGGACAAACAGTTTGTATTTCTTGTGAACAAAGAAGGAATTGTAAAAATGACCAACATTACGATTGGCAGTACGCTCGACGATGTATTTATCCTGAACAAAGGACTGAAAAGCAATGACCTGATTGTAGAAGAAGGCACTCAGTCGTTGCGCGACGGTGACAAGATTAACATCAAAGACATGCAAAACGTAAGCTTATAG
- a CDS encoding HmuY family protein, whose amino-acid sequence MITNHILKKGLLALLLIITLQAVSCSSNEENTVTTLADGKSTVVSDLAGDTGAAMGGETKGKEKRNFHTFLFRFSDQKQIWLHTKADSLQFMKTNDWDIAFTGPYNSEVFINNSKYQYNPGYGGPAKNTAVVLVKEAYKNVNQAAADADFNNSEITKIGWSSSESSAGWFYYSLSSHIMQAIPDRTYVLRLPNGKYAKLQLVNAYKGNPPAVTDLNWPAPYFTFKYYVQQDGSKNLNTN is encoded by the coding sequence ATGATAACAAACCATATACTCAAAAAAGGACTTTTAGCATTACTACTCATTATAACACTACAGGCTGTTTCGTGCAGCAGTAACGAAGAAAATACGGTAACCACTCTTGCCGATGGCAAAAGCACTGTCGTTTCAGATCTTGCCGGAGATACCGGAGCTGCAATGGGAGGTGAAACAAAAGGCAAAGAAAAAAGGAACTTTCATACTTTTCTTTTTCGCTTTAGTGATCAGAAACAAATCTGGCTGCATACAAAAGCAGATTCGTTGCAGTTTATGAAAACAAACGACTGGGACATTGCCTTTACCGGACCTTACAACAGTGAGGTTTTTATAAACAACAGCAAATACCAGTACAATCCGGGTTACGGTGGCCCTGCCAAAAATACAGCAGTGGTTTTAGTCAAAGAGGCTTACAAAAATGTAAACCAGGCCGCTGCTGATGCTGATTTTAACAATAGTGAAATCACTAAAATCGGGTGGTCTTCTTCTGAAAGCTCTGCTGGCTGGTTTTATTACAGTCTGAGCAGTCATATTATGCAGGCCATTCCGGATCGCACTTATGTTCTGCGATTGCCGAATGGAAAATATGCAAAACTACAGCTCGTAAATGCCTACAAAGGCAATCCCCCGGCAGTAACCGACCTTAACTGGCCTGCACCCTATTTTACTTTTAAATATTACGTGCAACAGGACGGAAGTAAAAATTTAAATACCAATTAA
- a CDS encoding TonB-dependent receptor — MKNKNIYGPARKTIITCFFVLYITLTQAQNGTSINGFVSHAGNPLPQALVILESSGKSVVSDPTGFFSFKGLSNGTYTIRITTMGYKDYIQQLVLNGKAIRPLQVNMERGIDLNEVSIKGRSKKNNPETLINAQYSAMPVTVIDRKTIELMGSRRLDEVLKEQTGIAIVNNISGGARSVGVQMQGFGSEYIMVLIDGQPMVGRNNGNFDLSRISVSNIERIEIIKGASSSLYGSEALGGTINIITRHGVIDPQLQASLSYGSLDIIDATLEGETPFLQNKGTVNLAANYYRTDGYNTNSKYIKGTTSPPYDNYSLQGRSRYQTGANSYLNLSGRYGLRRSFMQKDFGLGHISGDHQDEQDLNLSLSFDHRFTSNLRSISRYYLTHYTADMSVAWQQSNSSVSQDVFKQTLHRLEQQFSYSNNNSYQLVGGLGGSLEHMNDKSLNGVNSLQTFFSYIQGEWTPFQKLKAVGGLRYDHTNNFGGRLNPSFGLQYYITPKLTFKTGIGTGFKAPDFKTNYLVFFNPNGNYLVIGNAVLAPTLQQLKEDGQISEIRQYVLNQTAGNLQAEKSISYNAGLVFEPAKSFKIEGSAFYHKITNQINSIQVATGTNSQIIYTYQNLPEAVNKGFEFALKFSPIKNMEVSAGYQYLIAKDLSVKDSISAGKWPYSQNIHDPATGNSYKPRPSDYWGIENRSRHMANTSIFYRYEPWKLNANIRINFRGKYPFGDRNGNQFIDKYDIFVKDYWLTNASFEKQLLKDHLSIRFTADNIFDYTDPLIPGQPGRILLLGVSYRFFKNQ; from the coding sequence ATGAAAAACAAAAACATTTACGGTCCTGCCAGGAAAACAATCATCACTTGTTTTTTTGTATTGTATATAACGTTAACTCAGGCTCAAAACGGCACCAGCATCAACGGTTTTGTCTCTCATGCCGGAAATCCGCTGCCGCAAGCATTGGTCATATTAGAGTCTTCCGGTAAATCCGTGGTATCCGATCCTACAGGCTTTTTTTCATTTAAAGGACTATCAAATGGAACTTACACTATCAGAATCACAACCATGGGATATAAAGATTACATCCAACAGCTTGTTTTAAATGGAAAAGCAATACGTCCCTTGCAGGTGAACATGGAGCGAGGTATCGATCTGAATGAAGTGAGTATAAAAGGCCGCTCAAAGAAAAACAATCCTGAAACTCTTATTAATGCTCAATATAGCGCTATGCCTGTTACAGTCATAGACCGTAAAACCATTGAACTGATGGGCAGCAGAAGACTTGACGAGGTTTTAAAAGAGCAAACCGGTATCGCTATTGTCAACAACATTAGTGGCGGTGCCCGATCTGTAGGAGTGCAAATGCAGGGCTTTGGCAGCGAATATATCATGGTGCTCATCGATGGTCAGCCTATGGTTGGACGGAATAACGGCAACTTCGATCTTTCGAGAATCAGTGTATCCAATATAGAACGCATTGAAATCATTAAAGGAGCTTCTTCAAGTCTTTACGGCAGTGAAGCTTTGGGCGGAACGATTAATATTATTACACGCCATGGCGTAATTGATCCACAGCTGCAAGCTTCTTTAAGTTATGGTTCTCTGGATATTATTGACGCTACTTTGGAAGGCGAAACACCCTTTTTGCAGAACAAAGGAACCGTAAATCTGGCGGCGAATTATTACCGAACCGATGGTTATAATACCAACTCCAAATACATAAAAGGCACCACATCCCCACCCTATGACAATTATAGTTTACAGGGAAGATCCCGTTATCAAACCGGCGCCAACAGTTATTTAAATTTAAGCGGTCGTTACGGTCTGCGTCGTTCTTTTATGCAGAAGGATTTTGGCCTTGGCCATATTTCCGGAGACCATCAGGACGAGCAGGATCTCAATCTTTCACTTTCGTTTGATCATCGTTTTACTAGCAATCTAAGAAGTATCTCCCGATATTACCTCACCCATTATACGGCCGACATGAGTGTAGCCTGGCAGCAAAGCAACAGTTCAGTAAGTCAGGATGTGTTTAAACAAACGTTACACCGTTTGGAACAGCAATTTTCGTACAGCAACAACAATTCCTACCAGCTTGTGGGTGGTCTTGGCGGAAGTCTGGAGCACATGAACGACAAATCGCTTAATGGTGTCAATTCTCTTCAAACTTTCTTCTCCTATATTCAGGGCGAATGGACTCCCTTTCAAAAATTAAAAGCGGTTGGCGGGTTGCGTTACGATCATACCAATAATTTTGGAGGAAGACTCAATCCAAGTTTTGGATTACAATACTACATTACACCAAAATTAACTTTTAAAACCGGTATTGGAACCGGATTTAAAGCTCCCGATTTTAAAACAAACTATCTGGTATTTTTTAATCCGAACGGAAATTATCTGGTTATTGGTAATGCAGTCCTGGCTCCTACGCTTCAGCAATTAAAAGAGGACGGTCAAATAAGCGAAATCAGACAGTATGTACTGAATCAGACCGCCGGTAATCTTCAGGCCGAAAAGAGTATTTCGTACAATGCGGGATTAGTCTTCGAACCTGCCAAAAGTTTTAAAATAGAAGGAAGTGCTTTTTATCATAAAATCACCAATCAAATCAATAGCATACAGGTGGCTACCGGAACCAATAGCCAAATTATTTATACCTATCAAAACCTGCCCGAAGCCGTTAACAAAGGATTTGAATTTGCTTTAAAATTCAGTCCGATCAAAAATATGGAAGTAAGTGCCGGTTATCAATACCTCATTGCCAAAGATCTCAGCGTTAAAGACAGCATTAGTGCAGGAAAATGGCCGTACAGTCAAAACATACATGATCCGGCAACCGGCAACTCTTATAAACCAAGGCCATCCGATTATTGGGGAATCGAAAACCGCTCGCGTCACATGGCCAATACTTCTATTTTTTATCGGTACGAACCATGGAAACTCAACGCCAATATCAGAATTAATTTCAGAGGCAAATATCCGTTCGGAGATCGCAACGGGAATCAATTCATCGACAAATACGACATTTTTGTGAAGGACTATTGGCTGACCAATGCGAGTTTTGAAAAACAACTTTTAAAAGATCACCTCAGTATCCGATTCACGGCCGATAATATTTTTGACTATACAGATCCGCTAATACCGGGGCAGCCAGGACGAATTTTGCTTCTTGGTGTAAGCTACCGCTTCTTTAAAAATCAATAA
- a CDS encoding DUF5018 domain-containing protein: protein MNTKITPLKSNLLFSAFALLALLTGCSNEEERWTDVKEKPITEIVTTLDAKRIISFRVTNPGTTQVIHSAVNNLKKTVTVYLPSYYEYQYLEAAITVPANTTISPAAKELIPVFSKTPVTYTTKATDGTTAVYTVNVVIQQPKLVVNEVSNATDPFLISTDSPLTVKGQNFLPSYEVTKIFVVDAQGNKKWQMKQYNEGLDIGSFYAMYVFADNANTVVPLKSDTDYWFMMESYNLSATMKYPFRITN, encoded by the coding sequence ATGAATACCAAAATTACTCCATTAAAATCAAACCTTCTTTTTTCTGCTTTTGCGCTACTTGCCCTTCTGACAGGTTGTAGCAACGAAGAAGAAAGATGGACAGATGTAAAAGAAAAGCCCATTACAGAAATAGTTACAACTCTGGATGCCAAAAGAATTATCTCTTTTCGCGTAACAAATCCGGGGACTACACAGGTGATCCATAGTGCCGTAAACAATTTAAAGAAAACAGTTACGGTATACCTGCCTTCTTATTATGAATACCAATATCTTGAAGCAGCCATAACAGTACCCGCCAATACTACTATTTCGCCTGCTGCTAAGGAGCTTATACCTGTTTTCAGCAAAACTCCGGTAACCTATACCACCAAAGCTACCGACGGTACCACTGCTGTTTACACGGTGAATGTGGTGATACAACAGCCTAAATTAGTGGTAAATGAGGTTTCAAATGCAACCGATCCTTTTTTGATTAGTACAGACAGTCCGCTTACTGTAAAAGGGCAAAACTTCCTGCCGTCGTATGAGGTTACAAAAATATTTGTAGTAGATGCACAGGGCAATAAAAAATGGCAGATGAAACAATACAATGAAGGTCTGGACATTGGAAGTTTTTATGCAATGTATGTATTTGCAGACAATGCCAATACTGTTGTCCCTCTTAAATCGGATACCGATTACTGGTTCATGATGGAAAGTTACAATCTGTCGGCCACAATGAAATATCCGTTCCGAATAACAAACTAA
- a CDS encoding YkgB family protein, whose amino-acid sequence MKNTLLNAIANLDQLGKKAVRAGIVVVFLWIGGLKFFTYEADGIVPFVANSPFMSFFYEHPSEYKEYGNKEGELIAKNHEWHLENNTYGFANALGILLIGIGILVALHQWAPLASMIGSILVFILTIGTLSFLVTTPESWVPHLTDDQYGFPYLSGRGRLVLKDIVILGASLITMSESAALYLKKKH is encoded by the coding sequence ATGAAAAATACCCTCTTAAATGCCATCGCCAATTTAGATCAACTCGGAAAAAAAGCAGTACGTGCCGGAATTGTAGTTGTTTTTCTATGGATTGGCGGACTTAAATTTTTTACCTACGAAGCAGATGGAATTGTGCCGTTTGTGGCCAACAGTCCGTTTATGTCTTTCTTTTACGAGCACCCTTCTGAATACAAAGAGTATGGGAATAAAGAAGGAGAGTTAATTGCCAAAAATCACGAATGGCACCTTGAGAACAATACCTACGGGTTTGCCAACGCTCTTGGAATTTTATTAATTGGAATCGGGATTCTGGTAGCCCTTCATCAATGGGCACCTTTGGCCAGTATGATTGGCAGTATATTGGTTTTTATACTAACCATTGGCACACTTTCTTTTTTGGTAACCACACCCGAAAGCTGGGTACCGCATTTAACTGACGATCAATACGGATTTCCTTATTTGTCCGGCAGGGGACGTCTGGTTTTAAAAGATATTGTTATTCTGGGAGCTTCACTAATTACCATGAGTGAATCGGCAGCATTGTATTTGAAAAAGAAACATTGA